Proteins co-encoded in one Aptenodytes patagonicus chromosome 14, bAptPat1.pri.cur, whole genome shotgun sequence genomic window:
- the LOC143167044 gene encoding uncharacterized protein LOC143167044 isoform X1 → MAARSQASLRRRLQSSQEAQHRQAVLVRKLQAKVLQYRTWCRELEQQVEAGGGSLPGRWEATEDHSLEKALLQVEEEQQRCENLAEVNALLREHLDRANEVNSALKEDVGKLTADWMRARQELELKESEWRNERELYDNCLRGEHNRLLSLWRQVVTFRHHFLGMKTATDRDLSELKAEQMRLSGAILVNCSRLNSGIHLWESIALGRPVLKDQAQQQAEQEISQKTQEVMCLQVRGDLEKKELQDRVMELSALLVQPQKQNEEKEKTVKTLNDTVEILEASWLEKEYEAALTTRAKEENLSLQKLIKDITEVVLDDSDSTVSIICTDSSQHAESSNVLPCLSSVDAEHAFVLVQEALARRRGARQALKEELSARQDSINFLQHQHRQQEEQCRKLQQRLEQLEEECKTSSSHRQHLHSLVEALRSDCANLEKTREELQHQLEVTEQEASRLRQSNTELQLKEDSAQGEKVEQQRTMERARRDQELLLKDLAALEGKHSLLQSELVAARETLEESHLQRDLLKQEKHELAMALEKAERSVAELTGAQNKLSAEIAELRVATANTSGINEALALDKAQLNKLVLQLEQENEVLSGKVDGMERAKISDQEKLNLCRRTNEELCAEKAHLEQLLKKAEEQQEGLRVQLTVLAEEKEETQEKLSQVYRQQESASSGLEQLRQESSRQGHALAKVSKEKELLVREKAALEVRLAAMEQDRRGLSEQLAEARSVKETLESSLFEAQQHLSQLEIARSQLEIQLHTVTQAKEVIQGEVKCLQCELEAERSLVKQERENMAQQLLRTEQQYNSTLKLCETDHEVEINKLLQDLASEREGHHSELQEMLEQWEKEKAETGREHEKKLFDMKQKVATVHAQQEEERTRVENAKQEVLLEKEREKNALLETLLQTQGELTEACQQLEQLRQDLKKQQENGQNITEKLQAELQQTRSKIKAVEKRHKEEIKTIKEEKNVLLQQRDALQKQVEELTSQLAASEGSLKEEAMTLHQEVASLERKLESTEKQRKDVLHDRDRLQALKEKLVWERRLLQESVTASETRANTATDMNHCLEQELQTTLSILKIKNEEVETQWEKIQTLQKEAAEVKALQENLTRMTAILSEREGEMKLYQEQMRMLEKQKEMHKTTLDQGIKDITEKEQKTGSQQEQIQELEKQQEKQRIAVSKMNKDLEERDREIRSQREQIRELEKQREMQRTAVSKMSKALEERDQEIKFQEGKITILEQHGTSQVRNLLVDLDHMKGNLKEKNIELMSLTQQIQELEKEREQVKSLHASLEHLRAVLKDRESECASQREQFRLFQQYKDQREGHLQELHGKVEKMTLALSKKDQELESQQKQIQEAEEVMEMQLRTVRDQLEQTLETLKEKDRLIDIQKQQTRNYEEKTEERMNVLQRDLEHAKAILKEKDFMIESQKEVIETFQNQEQDSAQQKEILHHLQVALKEQEQEILSLRKQCEACKEKEEKREAEQTNLQATKLTLKEREEKIEALEEAISKLQEQKEEAAMQTKAILQKLEYAEPSREARDQERVSLQEHAQDLREQKELEGKQAKSLQQDLDEMSHAVKNHRLECLRQTEQMNTFQPGEESMKVALTSCQKQVNLLEEAVRKRDEDNETLLQKLQRQEEELKTLQNLQLRLTKKNEEVRHHREQEKLLEAALPERERETKAQGGQEELEEEIRGLREDLQHVRQTLTKKDAEIKYQRGRVRYLEETLTGREQELRRQSELLKQLTSALRWEDEGETLKKQIQKLQNWEAEEAEKRKVLQERDRLLKRQEELTQQLEDERKAKGEELERVVAILKRNESGEIEWKEKAQALTLALTRSEMANGTPREEIAILQSMVSERDKDRFHLQQAIAEGEQLSWLSEKRLLSQRLECLQRAVARLEHEKTELKQLNAELRRTLEQVERERRRLKRDHGGRSLPDACGFSLSESDQHKMPASRQEESHARCSRLAELQNQVSLLQTQLAQERKYKQDYIECCAKTSQELSDLHQELSYSLAAVVREPRAAVLEAETRKLDRSLNLHFL, encoded by the exons ATGGCGGCGCGGAGCCAGGCCTCCCTGCGGCGCCGGCTGCAGAGCTCGCAGGAGGCGCAGCACCGCCAAGCGGTGCTGGTGCGGAAGCTGCAGGCGAAG GTGCTGCAGTACCGGACTTGGTGTCGAGAGTTGGAGCAGCAAGTGGAAGCAGGAGGG ggATCCCTTCCAGGCAGGTGGGAAGCCACAGAAGACCACAGCCTGGAGAAAGCACTGCTtcaggtggaagaggagcagcaaag gTGTGAGAATCTGGCAGAAGTGAACGCTCTCCTGCGGGAGCACCTCGATAGAGCGAATGAGGTTAATTCAGCTCTTAAAGAAGATGTTGGAAAGCTGACGGCGGACTGGATGAGGGCCCGTCAGGAGCTGGAATTGAAGGAGAGTGAATGGCGCAACGAACGTGAG CTTTATGACAACTGCTTGAGGGGTGAACATAACCGTCTACTCAGCCTGTGGCGTCAGGTGGTAACCTTCCGCCATCATTTCCTGGGAATGAAGACTGCCACTGACCG agatttgtcagagctgaaggcagagcaaatGAGGCTTTCTGGAGCTATACTTGTAAACTGCTCCCGTCTAAACTCTGGCATACACCTCTGGGAGTCCATCGCTCTGGGCAGACCTGTCCTGAAGgatcaggcacagcagcaagcggAACAGGAAATAAGCCAGAAGACTCAGGAAGTGATGTGCTTACAAGTCAGGGGGGACCTGGAGAAGAAGGAGCTTCAGGACAG GGTGATGGAGCTCTCGGCCTTGCTTGTACAGCCTCAGAAGCAGaacgaggagaaggagaagaccgTGAAAACGCTTAACGACACTGTCGAGATTCTA GAAGCAAGTTGGttagagaaagaatatgaagCTGCATTGACTACGAGAGCCAAAGAAGAGAATCTTTCCCTCCAGAAGCTGATAAAAGACATAACTGAG GTGGTGTTAGATGACAGTGACAGCACGGTCAGCATTATCTGCActgacagttcccagcatgcagagTCCAGCAACGTCCTCCCTTGTCTGAGCTCCGTTGATGCAGAGCATGCCTTTGTATTGGTTCAGGAAGCACTGGCAAGGAGGCGAGGAGCAAGGCAG GCCCTAAAAGAAGAGCTTTCGGCCAGGCAGGACTCTATCAatttcctgcagcaccagcacaggcagcaggaagagcagtgcaggaagctgcagcaaaggcttgAGCAACTGGAGGAGGAATGCAAGACGTCCAGCAGCCACCGGCAGCACCTCCACTCTCTGGTAGAAGCACTCAGAAG TGACTGTGCAAACCTCgagaaaaccagggaagagcTACAGCACCAGCTTGAAGTAACGGAGCAAGAAGCCTCGCGTCTGCGTCAAAGtaacactgaactgcagctgaaggaagattCGGCGCAGGGGGAGAAGGTGGAGCAGCAACGGACGATGGAGAGAGCGCGTCGTGACCAGGAGCTCCT actgaaggacttggctgcacttgaaggaaaacattcactaTTACAGAGTGAGTTGGTAGCCGCGAGAGAGACACTGGAGGAATCGCACCTTCAGAGGGATCTGCTGAAGCAAGAGAAACATGAGCTTGCCATGGCACTGGAGAAG gcaGAGCGGTCGGTAGCAGAGTTGACAGGGGCTCAGAATAAGCTgagtgctgaaatagctgaactacgTGTTGCAACAGCGAACACGAGCGGTATCAATGAAGCTCTTGCACTGGATAAAGCGCAACTGAACAaacttgtgctgcag ctggagcaagagaatgaagttctgtcaggaaaagtggacgggatggagagagcaaagatctctgaccaggagaagctgaacttgtgtagaagaacaaatgaagagctctgtgccgagaaagcccacctggagcagctgctgaagaaagcagaggagcaacaggagGGGCTGCGGGTACAGCTGACGGtactggcagaggagaaggaagaaacccaaGAGAAACTCAGTCAG GTTTACCGCCAGCAAGAGTCGGCTAGCAGTGGTCTGGAGCAGTTGCGCCAGGAGTCCTCTCGCCAAGGGCATGCACTGGCCAAGGTGtccaaagagaaggaattgctGGTGCGTGAGAAGGCTGCCCTAGAGGTGCGACTGGCAGCCATGGAGCAGGACAGACGAGGcctttcagagcagctggcagaggccag GTCAGTGAAGGAGACCCTGGAATCCAGCCTGTTTGAGGCTCAGCAGCACTTATCGCAGCTGGAGATCGCCAGGAGTCAGCTTGAAATCCAACTTCACACAGTCACGCAGGCCAAGGAGGTGATACAAG GGGAAGTGAAGTGCCTTCAAtgtgagctggaagcagagagatctCTCGTGAAGCAGGAACGGGAAAACATGGCGCAACAGCTCTTGCGGACAGAACAGCAGTATAACAGTACCCTCAAACTTTGCGAAACTGATCATGAAGTGGAAATAAACAAGCTCCTGCAAGACCTG GCAAGCGAGCGGGAAGGGCACcattcagagctgcaggagatgctggagcaatgggaaaaggagaaggcagagacaggaagggaGCACGAGAAGAAGCTGTTTGATATGAAGCAGAAAGTTGCTACCGTGCACGCTCAACAAGAAGAGGAACGAACCAGAGTCGAAAACGCCAAGCAAGAG gtcCTGCTAGAAAAGGAGCGTGAGAAGAATGCTTTATTAGAGACGCTACTCCAAACGCAGGGAGAGCTAACAGAAGCCTGCCAGCAGctagagcagctcaggcaggacctgaaaaagcagcaagagaatggGCAG aacatcacagaaaagctgcaagcagagctgcagcaaactcggAGTAAGAtcaaggcagtggagaagaggcacaaggaagaaatcaaaaccatcaaagaggaaaagaatgttcttcttcagcagagggatgctctgcaaaaacag GTGGAAGAGTTGACGTCTCAGCTAGCAGCCTCCGAAGGGTCTCTAAAGGAGGAGGCTATGACTCTACATCAAGAGGTGGcgtctttggaaaggaaactcgAGAGCActgagaagcaaagaaaggatgtcctg catgACCGGGACAGACtgcaagcacttaaagaaaaactggTATGGGAGAGAAGACTCCTTCAGGAATCAGTCACAGCCTCCGAGACCCGAGCAAATACAGCAACAGATATGAATCACTGCCTTGAACAAGAACTCCAAACTACACTgtctatcttaaaaattaaaaatgaggaagtggaaacgcagtgggagaaaatccagacgctacagaaagaggcagcagaggtaaaagctttgcaggagaatCTCACTCGTATGACTGCCATCctgtcagagagggagggagaaatgaagttataccaggaacagatgagaatgctggaaaagcagaaagaaatgcataaaactacTCTCGATCAGGGTATTAAGGAcataacagagaaagaacagaagacaggatcccagcaagaacagatacaggagctggagaagcagcaagaaaaacaaaggattgctgtaagcaaaatgaacaaagacctGGAAGAGAGAGACCGGGAGATCAGATCCCAGCGAGAACAGAtacgggagctggagaagcagcgagaaatgcagaggactgctgtcagcaagatgagcaaggcgctggaggagagggaccagGAGATCAAATTCCAGGAGGGGAAGATAACGATTCTGGAACAACACGGTACCTCACAAGTGAGAAATCTGCTCGTGGATCTTGATCATATGAAAGggaacttgaaggagaaaaacatagagcttatgtctctgacccagcagatccaagaactggaaaaggagagagaacaggtgaAATCTCTGCACGCAAGCCTTGAACACCTGAGGGCAGTTCTTAAGGACAGAGAGAGTGAGTGTGCTTCTCAAAGGGAGCAGTTCAGGCTCTTCCAGCAGTACAAGGATCAGCGAGAGGGGCACCTGCAAGAGCTTCATggtaaagtagaaaagatgacacttgctttatctaaaaaagatcaagagcttgagtcacaacaaaagcaaatccaggaagctgaagaagtcaTGGAAATGCAGTTAAGAACTGTCCGTGACCAACTGGAGCAGACCTtagaaaccttgaaagaaaaggacaggctcatagacatccaaaagcaacaaacacggaactatgaggaaaaaacagaagaacggATGAATGTCTTACAGAGAGACTTAGAACACGCTAaggcaatactgaaagaaaaggatttcatgattgaatctcagaaggaagtgattgagaccttccaaaaccaagaacaggactctgcacagcagaaggaaattctgcatCATCTTCAAGTGGCACTAaaggaacaagagcaagaaattttatcccttagaaaacaatgtgaggcatgcaaggaaaaggaggagaagcgtgaagctgagcaaacaaatcttcaagcaacaaaactgactctgaaagaaagagaagaaaagatagaggCTCTGGAGGAGGCTATCTCTAAGCttcaagagcaaaaggaggaggcagcgatGCAGACTAAAGCCATACTGCAAAAACTAGAATATGCTGAACCTTCTCGAGAAGCTAGAGATCAAGAGAGGGTGTCTTTGCAAGAGCATGCCCAGGACCTTCGAGAGCAGAAGGAGTTAGAAGGCAAGCAGGCCAAGAGCCTACAGCAGGATCTAGACGAAATGAGCCACGCAGTGAAGAACCACCGCTTGGAGTGCCTCAGGCAGACAGAGCAAATGAACACGTTCCAGCCTggtgaagaaagcatgaaagtagcACTAACATCATGCCAGAAGCAAGTGAATCTGCTTGAGGAAGCggtgaggaagagagatgaagacaatgaaactcttctgcaaaaactCCAGCGCCAAGAAGAAGAACTGAAGACCTTGCAGAATCTCCAGCTTAGGCTaaccaagaagaatgaagaggttagacaccacagagagcaagagaagctcCTGGAAGCAGCCTTGCCTGAGAGGGAACGAGAGACCAAGGCTCAAGGTGGGCAAGAAGAgttagaagaggaaataagaggtcTTCGGGAAGATCTCCAGCACGTTCGGCAGACTCTGACAAAGAAGGATGCAGAGATCAAGTACCAGAGAGGCAGAGTCAGGTATTTAGAGGAGACTCTgacaggcagagaacaggagcTTAGGAGGCAGAGTGAACTCCTGAAACAACTAACATCAGCTTTGCGATGGGAAGATGAAGGCGAGAccctaaagaaacaaatccagaaactccagaactgggaggcagaggaagcagagaagaggaaagttctCCAGGAGAGAGACCGTCTcttgaaaaggcaggaggagctaacccagcagctggaagatgagaggaaagcaaagggggaaGAATTGGAGCGTGTGGTGGCTATTTTGAAGCGGAATGAAAGCGGAGAAATCgaatggaaagagaaggcacAAGCACTGACTCTTGCCCTTACCAGGAGTGAAATGGCCAATGGGACTCCGAGGGAAGAAATAGCCATCCTGCAGAGTATggtttcagagagggacaaggaccgGTTTCATCTTCAG CAGGCTATCGCAGAAGGGGAGCAGCTATCGTGGCTCTCGGAGAAGAGACTCCTGTCGCAGCGGCTGGAATGTCTGCAGCGAGCAGTTGCAAGGCTGGAACATGAGAAGACGGAGCTGAAGCAACTCAACGCTGAGCTCAGGAGGACTCTTGAGCAG GTGGAACGCGAACGGAGGAGACTGAAGAGAGATCACGGTGGTCGGTCACTGCCAGATGCATGcggcttttctctctctgagtCTGACCAGCACAAGATGCCTGCTTCTAGACAG gaggagTCTCACGCTCGCTGCAGTCGATTAGCTGAGTTACAGAAccag gtgtcccttctgcagacgcagctggcacaggagcgaAAATACAAGCAGGACTATATTGAGTGCTGCGCCAAGACTagccaggagctgtcagaccttcaccaagagctgtcttactccttagcagctgtggtcagggagcccagagctgctgttctggaagcagagactcgGAAGCTGGATCGGTCTCTGAACCTTCATTTCCTGTAG